In Gammaproteobacteria bacterium (ex Lamellibrachia satsuma), a single genomic region encodes these proteins:
- a CDS encoding HlyD family efflux transporter periplasmic adaptor subunit has translation MSTISRKWVILLPILLGVAIFIFLKQGKVPPVQQEPAEIPKLVRSISIPSLNVVPKAVGHGTVRPVFTWDAVAQVSGKILEKHPKLKKGAIIPAGQPLLRIDPTDFELAITQIKADIQASQAQLQELDAKATNTRAALAIEERALRLNESELQRKKKLIGKGGVSRSDLESQEQALLAQKQKLQSQENTLNLLPSQKALVEAQLARHQAKLATAERDLQHTKVQMPFTGRIAEVNFEKEQYVRVGEILVEADDLQRAEIEVQIPIEQIAPLMRSEKNVNILNAVQSDSHHSFGIAAEVKLNQGPLKAVWQGRVARMSDTLDPKTRTVGVIVEVDEPYANVRPGVRPPLLKGLFVEVTLMGGVRTNSLVIPRLAIHDGAVYLVNAQDRLEIRRVEIELLQPEYAVIGSGVGSDERLVISDLVPAIEGMLLSPQADEAAQTILGQQAAVEGVRP, from the coding sequence ATGTCGACCATATCGAGAAAATGGGTGATCCTGTTGCCGATCCTTTTGGGTGTCGCGATATTCATATTCCTGAAGCAGGGCAAGGTACCGCCAGTGCAACAGGAACCCGCAGAGATTCCCAAGCTCGTCAGGAGTATCTCGATTCCCAGTCTCAATGTAGTCCCCAAGGCCGTCGGTCACGGGACAGTGCGTCCGGTTTTTACCTGGGACGCTGTGGCACAGGTTAGCGGCAAGATCCTTGAGAAACATCCGAAGCTGAAAAAAGGGGCCATCATCCCGGCTGGACAACCGTTGCTTCGAATCGATCCCACGGATTTCGAGTTGGCAATCACTCAGATCAAAGCCGATATTCAGGCCAGTCAGGCACAACTTCAGGAACTCGATGCCAAAGCAACCAATACTCGTGCTGCCCTGGCCATTGAAGAGCGAGCCCTGCGTCTGAATGAATCAGAACTGCAGCGTAAGAAAAAACTGATTGGAAAGGGGGGCGTCAGCCGCTCAGATCTGGAGAGTCAGGAACAAGCCCTGTTGGCGCAGAAACAGAAACTGCAGTCGCAGGAGAACACACTCAATCTGCTCCCCAGTCAAAAAGCACTGGTGGAGGCTCAGTTGGCACGCCATCAGGCGAAGCTGGCTACCGCTGAGCGGGATCTTCAGCACACTAAAGTGCAAATGCCATTTACAGGGCGCATTGCCGAAGTCAATTTTGAAAAGGAGCAATATGTCAGGGTGGGTGAGATTCTGGTCGAGGCAGACGATCTGCAGCGTGCCGAAATAGAGGTGCAGATCCCGATTGAGCAGATAGCACCACTAATGCGTTCTGAAAAAAACGTGAATATTTTGAATGCAGTGCAATCCGATTCTCATCATTCGTTCGGCATTGCAGCCGAGGTGAAATTGAATCAGGGGCCGCTAAAGGCTGTTTGGCAGGGGCGGGTTGCCCGCATGAGTGACACCCTGGATCCCAAGACAAGAACGGTTGGTGTGATAGTGGAAGTGGACGAACCTTATGCCAACGTGCGGCCTGGTGTGCGTCCACCTCTGCTTAAGGGGCTTTTCGTTGAGGTCACGCTGATGGGAGGCGTACGCACCAACAGTCTTGTGATACCTCGTCTGGCCATACATGACGGTGCGGTCTATCTGGTTAACGCGCAAGACCGTTTGGAGATCCGCAGAGTGGAGATTGAACTGCTGCAGCCGGAATATGCAGTGATTGGCAGTGGAGTGGGGTCTGATGAGCGGCTAGTCATCTCAGACCTGGTCCCCGCCATTGAAGGCATGTTGCTGTCGCCGCAGGCAGATGAGGCAGCTCAAACCATACTGGGCCAACAGGCTGCTGTAGAGGGCGTCCGACCATGA
- a CDS encoding NUDIX domain-containing protein produces the protein MKFRYEIIDSERVYDGFLKLNRYRLKHDLYEGGSSRELIRERLEGLQAASVLLYDPNLDQVVLVEQFRIGALEHQNPPWVLETVGGYIGENESPEAVARREAEEEANCKITELESICTVMVSPGHSVDQIFLFCGRVDASQAGGVFGLDHEGEDIRVVVMDAEQIISELYDGRANSTSIIIAVQWLEKERETLRARWLSL, from the coding sequence ATGAAATTTCGTTATGAAATAATCGATTCAGAAAGGGTTTACGATGGCTTTCTGAAATTGAACCGCTACCGGCTCAAGCATGATCTCTACGAGGGTGGCAGCAGCCGGGAACTGATCCGCGAGCGGCTGGAAGGGTTGCAGGCCGCTTCGGTTTTACTCTATGACCCAAATCTGGATCAGGTCGTTCTGGTGGAACAGTTTCGTATCGGTGCATTGGAACATCAGAATCCTCCCTGGGTACTGGAGACGGTGGGCGGTTACATTGGTGAAAATGAATCCCCGGAGGCCGTGGCACGCAGGGAGGCGGAGGAGGAGGCCAACTGCAAAATCACCGAGTTGGAATCGATATGTACCGTGATGGTGAGTCCTGGCCACTCCGTGGATCAGATTTTTCTCTTTTGTGGCCGGGTGGATGCCTCGCAGGCAGGTGGCGTCTTTGGCCTGGATCATGAGGGAGAGGATATCCGGGTGGTTGTCATGGATGCGGAGCAAATCATTTCAGAGCTCTATGATGGCCGCGCCAATTCCACCAGCATCATTATTGCCGTACAGTGGTTGGAAAAAGAGCGTGAAACCCTGCGTGCCCGATGGTTATCTCTTTGA
- a CDS encoding aminotransferase class I/II-fold pyridoxal phosphate-dependent enzyme — MKLETLAIHAGYEPDPTTKAVAVPIYQTTSYAFDSTQHGADLFDLKVQGNIYTRIMNPTSDVLEKRVAALEGGVGSLALASGMSAITYAIFTIAESGDNIVTTSTLYGGTFNLFAHTLPQLGIEVRFAAPNEIDGMAALIDDRTKAVFCESIGNPAGNVADLAAIADMAHAHGVPVIVDNTVPTPYLCRPFEHGCDIVVHALTKYMGGHGTTIGGALVDSGKFPWAEHKTRFNRLNEPDISYHGVVYTEALGEAAYIGRARVVPLRNMGAAISPFNSFQILQGIETLPVRMDRHCENALAVAKHLQSHEQIQWVRYAGLDESPDKALVDKYMNGHASSILSFGIKGGIEAGTKFIDALQLAVRLVNIGDAKTLACHPATTTHRQLNQEEMERAGVSEDLVRLSVGLEHIDDILTDIDQALAAAK, encoded by the coding sequence AGGCCGTCGCCGTTCCCATCTATCAGACCACATCCTACGCGTTCGACAGTACGCAGCATGGCGCTGATCTGTTTGACCTCAAGGTGCAGGGCAACATCTACACCCGCATCATGAACCCAACCTCGGATGTGCTGGAAAAGCGGGTGGCTGCACTGGAAGGGGGTGTTGGCTCCCTGGCGTTGGCCTCAGGCATGTCAGCGATTACCTATGCGATCTTCACGATTGCTGAATCAGGTGACAATATCGTCACGACATCCACTCTGTATGGCGGAACCTTCAACCTGTTTGCTCATACACTGCCGCAGTTGGGTATAGAGGTCCGTTTTGCCGCACCGAACGAAATCGATGGAATGGCGGCATTGATCGACGACCGTACTAAAGCCGTCTTCTGTGAGTCGATCGGCAACCCCGCCGGTAACGTGGCGGATCTGGCGGCAATAGCGGATATGGCGCACGCACACGGTGTGCCGGTTATTGTCGATAATACAGTTCCAACACCCTATCTTTGTCGCCCCTTTGAACACGGTTGCGACATTGTCGTCCATGCCTTGACGAAATACATGGGTGGTCACGGTACCACGATTGGTGGTGCACTGGTCGATTCCGGCAAGTTTCCCTGGGCAGAACACAAGACGCGCTTCAATCGCCTCAACGAACCTGATATCTCCTACCATGGCGTGGTCTATACCGAAGCGTTGGGAGAGGCGGCCTATATCGGTCGGGCCCGGGTCGTCCCATTGCGCAACATGGGCGCAGCCATCTCTCCTTTCAACAGTTTCCAGATCCTCCAGGGGATCGAAACCCTGCCGGTGAGAATGGACAGGCACTGTGAGAATGCGTTGGCGGTGGCAAAACACCTACAGTCGCATGAACAGATCCAATGGGTCAGATATGCGGGGTTGGATGAGAGTCCGGACAAGGCGTTGGTGGATAAATATATGAATGGACATGCCTCCAGCATACTCAGTTTCGGCATCAAGGGGGGAATTGAAGCCGGTACAAAATTCATCGATGCCTTGCAACTGGCAGTGCGTCTGGTGAATATCGGTGATGCCAAGACGCTTGCCTGTCACCCAGCCACAACCACCCATCGGCAGCTTAATCAGGAGGAGATGGAAAGAGCGGGTGTTTCAGAGGATCTGGTACGCCTCTCTGTTGGTCTGGAGCATATCGACGATATTCTCACCGATATCGATCAGGCGCTGGCGGCGGCTAAGTAG